A single window of Mugil cephalus isolate CIBA_MC_2020 chromosome 1, CIBA_Mcephalus_1.1, whole genome shotgun sequence DNA harbors:
- the LOC125009576 gene encoding myelin-oligodendrocyte glycoprotein-like isoform X2, protein MSTGTSASLWLTLLSVVLSVSGQINITAEPGQTVSLPCKALNNEPVTVVEWRRTDMKEDEYVLLYRDDQLDPENQNPSYKNRVDLQDRQMKDGDVSLILKDVTTDDSGTYECYINQREKNIIKKFLDPISIIRLDVVSSGHTSGHKEDGGDKEGGDKEGLSQGHLGLIVGVVVVVVSLVVAVSLITVRNRKKKSSPPSSPSLVPPVESSDHLLA, encoded by the exons ATGTCTACTGGGACATCTGCGTCACTCTGGTTGACTTTACTGAGCGTCgtcctgtctgtgtctg GACAGATAAACATCACAGCTGAACCTGGACAGACTGTCTCTCTACCATGTAAAGCTCTGAACAATGAACCTGTCACAGTGGTAGAGTGGAGAAGAACTGACATGAAGGAAGATGAATATGTTCTTTTATATCGAGATGATCAGTTAGATCCAGAGAACCAGAATCCATCTTATAAGAACCGAGTGGATCTACAGGACAGACAG ATGAAGGATGGAGACGTGTCTCTGATTCTGAAGGATGTGACGACTGATGACAGTGGAACATACGAGTGTTACATcaaccaaagagaaaaaaacatcatcaagaAATTCCTTGATCCCATCAGCATCATCAGACTGGATGTAGTTTCATCAG GTCACACATCTGGACAcaaggaggacggaggagacaaggagggaggagacaagGAGGGACTAAGTCAAGGACATCTTGGTCTGAtagttggtgttgttgttgttgttgtgagtctTGTCGTGGCTGTTTCTCTGATCACCgtaagaaacaggaagaagaaatcttcacctccctcctcaccctcccttGTTCCTCCTGTTGAGTCATCTGATCATCTCCTGGCCTGA
- the LOC125009576 gene encoding myelin-oligodendrocyte glycoprotein-like isoform X3 yields the protein MSTGTSASLWLTLLSVVLSVSGQINITAEPGQTVSLPCKALNNEPVTVVEWRRTDMKEDEYVLLYRDDQLDPENQNPSYKNRVDLQDRQMKDGDVSLILKDVTTDDSGTYECYINQREKNIIKKFLDPISIIRLDVVSSGHTSGHKEDGGDKEGGDKEGLSQGHLGLIVGVVVVVVSLVVAVSLITVRNRKKKSSPPSSPSLVPPVESSDHLLA from the exons ATGTCTACTGGGACATCTGCGTCACTCTGGTTGACTTTACTGAGCGTCgtcctgtctgtgtctg GACAGATAAACATCACAGCTGAACCTGGACAGACTGTCTCTCTACCATGTAAAGCTCTGAACAATGAACCTGTCACAGTGGTAGAGTGGAGAAGAACTGACATGAAGGAAGATGAATATGTTCTTTTATATCGAGATGATCAGTTAGATCCAGAGAACCAGAATCCATCTTATAAGAACCGAGTGGATCTACAGGACAGACAGATGAAGGATGGAGACGTGTCTCTGATTCTGAAGGATGTGACGACTGATGACAGTGGAAC ATACGAGTGTTACATcaaccaaagagaaaaaaacatcatcaagaAATTCCTTGATCCCATCAGCATCATCAGACTGGATGTAGTTTCATCAG GTCACACATCTGGACAcaaggaggacggaggagacaaggagggaggagacaagGAGGGACTAAGTCAAGGACATCTTGGTCTGAtagttggtgttgttgttgttgttgtgagtctTGTCGTGGCTGTTTCTCTGATCACCgtaagaaacaggaagaagaaatcttcacctccctcctcaccctcccttGTTCCTCCTGTTGAGTCATCTGATCATCTCCTGGCCTGA
- the LOC125009576 gene encoding matrix remodeling-associated protein 8-like isoform X1, translating into MSTGTSASLWLTLLSVVLSVSGQINITAEPGQTVSLPCKALNNEPVTVVEWRRTDMKEDEYVLLYRDDQLDPENQNPSYKNRVDLQDRQMKDGDVSLILKDVTTDDSGTYTCHVHSKTNRWKRDADPITTIKLDVAPGQTNITAEHGQTVSLPCKALNNGSVSVVEWSRTDPKPEEELLLYRDEKLVTYKNRVDLQDRQMKDGDVSLILKDVTTDDSGTYECYINQREKNIIKKFLDPISIIRLDVVSSGHTSGHKEDGGDKEGGDKEGLSQGHLGLIVGVVVVVVSLVVAVSLITVRNRKKKSSPPSSPSLVPPVESSDHLLA; encoded by the exons ATGTCTACTGGGACATCTGCGTCACTCTGGTTGACTTTACTGAGCGTCgtcctgtctgtgtctg GACAGATAAACATCACAGCTGAACCTGGACAGACTGTCTCTCTACCATGTAAAGCTCTGAACAATGAACCTGTCACAGTGGTAGAGTGGAGAAGAACTGACATGAAGGAAGATGAATATGTTCTTTTATATCGAGATGATCAGTTAGATCCAGAGAACCAGAATCCATCTTATAAGAACCGAGTGGATCTACAGGACAGACAGATGAAGGATGGAGACGTGTCTCTGATTCTGAAGGATGTGACGACTGATGACAGTGGAACATACACGTGTCATGTTCATAGTAAAACAAACCGCTGGAAGAGAGATGCTGATCCCATCACCACCATCAAACTGGATGTAGCTCCAG GACAGACAAACATCACAGCTGAACATGGACAGACTGTCTCTCTACCATGTAAAGCTCTGAACAATGGATCCGTCTCAGTGGTGGAGTGGAGCAGAACTGATCCAAAGCCAGAAGAAGAGCTCCTTTTATATCGTGATGAGAAGCTTGTTACTTATAAGAACCGAGTGGATCTACAGGACAGACAGATGAAGGATGGAGACGTGTCTCTGATTCTGAAGGATGTGACGACTGATGACAGTGGAACATACGAGTGTTACATcaaccaaagagaaaaaaacatcatcaagaAATTCCTTGATCCCATCAGCATCATCAGACTGGATGTAGTTTCATCAG GTCACACATCTGGACAcaaggaggacggaggagacaaggagggaggagacaagGAGGGACTAAGTCAAGGACATCTTGGTCTGAtagttggtgttgttgttgttgttgtgagtctTGTCGTGGCTGTTTCTCTGATCACCgtaagaaacaggaagaagaaatcttcacctccctcctcaccctcccttGTTCCTCCTGTTGAGTCATCTGATCATCTCCTGGCCTGA